The proteins below come from a single Lineus longissimus chromosome 5, tnLinLong1.2, whole genome shotgun sequence genomic window:
- the LOC135487677 gene encoding zinc finger protein 660-like — translation MSYSVSPAKNPSSGYNFSVACLLSLFQFIQNAPGPGPGPRIFMREGAASSTYHNRQSADQLTLAQPLPSTSLGLSVSEPKTKLGLSVSELKPKRYVCETCGKSFLRPAELVRHTRTHTGEKPYECEYCGWRFTLKANMKNHLIMKHCDMLIKNKGPATHLYLLESKYHQPDMNATDREPTSLLGGLLSVKQYLRDRPKPLQQKFRPRRHMGTPRMTSKVQIGSDEFTVKVCSFCNKIFSSSTDLRRHMMIHTGEKPFKCDRCGDRFRQNGHLQIHIAQIHKEGKPETCETCGKQSFNKYFMNKHRKIYGML, via the exons ATGTCATACTCTGTTTCCCCTGCTAAAAATCCTTCGTCCGGGTATAATTTCTCAGTGGCATGTCTCCTTTCTCTCTTCCAGTTTATTCAGAACGCACCTGGGCCTGGGCCTGGGCCTCGAATTTTCATGAGGGAGGGTGCCGCAAGTTCTACATACCACAATCGCCAGTCGGCAGATCAATTGACATTGGCACAGCCTCTTCCAAGTACCTCTCTCGGACTATCGGTATCCGAGCCCAAGACTAAACTCGGACTATCGGTATCCGAGTTGAAGCCTAAACGTTACGTTTGTGAGACGTGCGGCAAGTCATTCTTACGGCCGGCAGAACTTGTAAGGCACACGCGGACACACACCGGGGAGAAACCGTACGAGTGCGAATATTGTGGCTGGAGATTCACGCTCAAGGCGAACATGAAGAATCATCTGATCATGAAACATTGCGATATGTTGATTAAAAACAAGGGACCAGCGACTCATTT ATATTTGCTGGAGTCGAAA TACCACCAACCTGATATGAACGCCACAGATAGGGAGCCAACCAGTTTACTAGGTGGTCTGCTGAGTGTGAAGCAGTATCTCCGCGATCGACCCAAGCCATTACAGCAAAAGTTTCGGCCgagacgccat ATGGGCACCCCGCGTATGACTTCAAAAGTTCAAATCGGCAGCGACGAATTCACCGTGAAAGTTTGCTCGTTCTGTAACAAGATTTTCTCATCGTCGACCGATCTCAGGCGGCACATGAtgattcacactggagaaaaaccattcaagtgCGACCGCTGCGGTGACCGATTCCGCCAGAACGGCCATCTCCAGATTCACATTGCTCAGATACATAAAGAAGGCAAACCGGAGACGTGCGAGACATGTGGCAAACAGTCCTTTAATAAGTACTTTATGAATAAGCATAGGAAGATATATGGAATGCTGTAG
- the LOC135488048 gene encoding ankyrin repeat domain-containing protein 29-like, with the protein MQSGKSCDGVPPIPPVRRGPPSTTINQNTSDRGTGNFQNIHCEEMTVNQKIINNHNFFTNNTNGVEYVSDTGKKLEVDFTPLMSAAGKGNLDLVNKDIRSGAEVNYENRRGLTALMAAAQNGCQPVVERLLSLGAEVNHQDQIGFTALLLAVQNDHLGVVDRLIKHGANVNHREKRGFTALMIATQNGLLKVVKELLKYGADIDHQNQDGFTGLMSASQQGHLDVVALLLKLGALVNLADQNGSTSLMSAAMNGHFGAVDKLIKFGAEVNSANQRGFTALLVAAQNGHLVAVFRLISSGAHVNHQDQVGFTALMIAGQNGHVDVVEGLMQCDVDVNLQEKRGFTALMIATQNGHLKVVQVLLENGAYVNRQNKNGSTALVIGSQNGHRNVVRKLLEVGAHVDHQNQDGFTALMSASWNGHIGVVEELLKHGPKVNHQDKNGNTALAYAAWRGHISVVKHLVSNGAIPNKKPVNIAHLKGHKEVEYYLISLSRAQ; encoded by the exons ATGCAGTCGG GTAAAAGCTGCGATGGAGTCCCTCCGATACCTCCAGTACGAAGGGGTCCCCCATCCACCACCATCAACCAAAACACTTCTGACAGAGGAACGgggaattttcaaaatatccacTGTGAGGAAATGACAGTCAATCAAAAGATAATTAACAATCACAACTTCTTCACGAACAATACAAATGGTGTAGAATATGTTTCGGATACAGGTAAAAAACTTGAG GTTGACTTCACCCCTTTAATGAGTGCAGCTGGGAAGGGAAATCTGGATTTGGTGAATAAAGACATTAGGAGTGGTGCCGAGGTCAACTACGAGAATAGG CGGGGATTGACAGCTCTGATGGCAGCTGCTCAGAATGGTTGCCAGCCAGTCGTGGAGAGATTGTTGAGCTTAGGTGCTGAGGTTAACCACCAAGATCAG ATTGGGTTCACGGCATTGCTGTTAGCTGTCCAGAATGATCACCTAGGTGTGGTGGATAGGTTGATAAAGCACGGTGCAAATGTCAATCACCGAGAGAAG CGTGGATTTACAGCTCTGATGATTGCCACACAGAATGGTCTTCTCAAGGTGGTGAAGGAATTGCTAAAGTATGGAGCGGACATTGATCATCAAAACCAG GATGGTTTTACGGGATTAATGAGTGCATCTCAGCAAGGACACCTGGATGTGGTTGCCTTGTTATTAAAATTAGGTGCTCTGGTCAATCTTGCTGATCAG AATGGCTCCACTTCACTGATGAGCGCTGCCATGAATGGCCACTTCGGAGCTGTAGACAAACTAATCAAGTTTGGTGCAGAAGTGAACTCTGCAAATCAG CGAGGATTTACAGCACTTCTTGTTGCCGCGCAAAATGGTCACTTGGTCGCTGTCTTCAGGTTGATCTCATCTGGCGCTCATGTGAACCACCAAGATCAG gttGGGTTTACTGCACTGATGATTGCTGGCCAAAACGGTCATGTAGATGTTGTCGAAGGATTGATGCAATGCGACGTCGACGTGAATCTCCAAGAAAAG CGTGGATTCACTGCACTGATGATTGCTACGCAGAATGGCCACTTGAAAGTGGTGCAggtacttcttgaaaacggagcCTACGTCAATCGCCAAAACAAG AATGGGTCTACGGCACTCGTGATCGGTTCACAGAATGGCCATCGCAACGTAGTGCGGAAATTACTCGAAGTCGGGGCACATGTGGACCACCAAAATCAG GATGGTTTTACCGCTCTGATGAGTGCGTCATGGAATGGTCACATTGGTGTTGTTGAAGAACTATTGAAGCACGGTCCGAAGGTTAATCATCAGGACAAG AATGGCAACACCGCCCTTGCCTATGCCGCTTGGAGAGGACACATTAGCGTTGTGAAACACCTTGTCAGCAATGGTGCCATCCCGAACAAG AAACCTGTGAACATTGCCCATTTAAAGGGACACAAAGAGGTGGAGTACTATCTGATTAGTCTCTCGAG GGCCCAGTGA